The Polyodon spathula isolate WHYD16114869_AA chromosome 13, ASM1765450v1, whole genome shotgun sequence genome includes a region encoding these proteins:
- the LOC121325681 gene encoding homocysteine-responsive endoplasmic reticulum-resident ubiquitin-like domain member 1 protein, producing the protein MELPPNPVEPEQEALTLTIKTPNQAFEDQTVRGVLLTWTVKELKTHLTRIYPSHPPEKDQRLIYSGKLLPDHLHMKDIFRKSDTQPTLHLVCSFKPPLDLHQPTQAKLTERNPRVDSAPRTPSQAVGAVSPSAAGDGLRHRGNLQDGAAAWTPPVLHTGGDQQSHPGLAAYSMYNPQQLLWLQQMYARQYYMHYQAALAAAAAASPPAPSPQSLPVVPPGAPALADQAPVNQNIAPPAPVNPGANQNLRMNAQGGPVMEEEEELNRDWLDWLYTASRFSVFLSILYFYSSVSRFVMVMSALMVLYLYTAGWFPFRQRPARPVPNNPVLAQAAEDIQNQENQNRNDAPEDVSGEEQGQTEALLAATLPERRSVFNTAWIFFKTFFSSLIPEGPQAIAN; encoded by the exons ATGGAGCTTCCACCAAACCCCGTAGAGCCTGAACAGGAGGCTTTGACGCTGACGATCAAAACCCCCAATCAAGCGTTCGAGGACCAGACCGTGCGGGGAGTGCTGCTGACTTGGACCGTGAAGGAGCTGAAGACGCATTTAACGAGGATCTACCCCAGCCACCCG CCTGAAAAAGACCAAAGGCTGATCTATTCAGGGAAACTGCTCCCAGACCATCTGCACATGAAGGACATCTTTCGTAAG TCGGACACGCAGCCTACTCTTCACTTGGTGTGCAGCTTTAAGCCCCCATTGGATTTGCATCAACCCACACAAGCCAAG CTTACAGAAAGGAATCCACGTGTGGACTCTGCCCCTCGCACTCCCAGCCAGGCTGTAGGAGCTGTCTCCCCTTCAGCTGCAGGAGACGGATTGAGACACAGAGGAAACCTGCAGGATGGAGCTGCCGCCTGGACACCCCCAGTGCT GCACACGGGAGGAGATCAGCAGTCACATCCTGGCTTGGCAGCTTATTCCATGTACAACCCACAGCAGCTTCTCTGGCTTCAGCAGATGTATGCACGACAGTACTACATGCATTA CCAGGCTGCTCTTGCAGCTGCCGCCGCCGCCTCCCCTCCGGCCCCCAGCCCCCAGTCTCTGCCTGTGGTGCCCCCCGGCGCCCCCGCCCTGGCTGACCAGGCCCCTGTCAACCAGAACATCGCGCCGCCCGCACCCGTCAACCCAGGAGCCAATCAGAACCTGCGCATGAACGCCCAGGGTGGGCCGgtgatggaggaggaggaggagctgaaCAGGGATTGGCTGGACTGGCTCTACACTGCCTCTCGCTTCTCCGTCTTCCTCAGCATCCTGTACTTCTACTCCTCCGTGAGCCGCTTCGTGATGGTCATGAGTGCCCTGATGGTCCTGTACTT GTACACTGCCGGTTGGTTTCCGTTCAGACAGAGACCCGCACGACCGGTTCCCAACAATCCAGTCCTGGCACAGGCAGCCGAAGACATCCAAAACCAGGAAAACCAAAACCGCAACGACGCTCCA GAGGACGTGTCTGGGGAGGAGCAGGGACAGACAGAGGCTCTGCTCGCAGCCACGCTCCCAGAGAGACGCTCGGTGTTCAACACAGCCTGGATCTTCTTCAAGACCTTCTTTTCCTCTCTCATACCCGAAGGACCTCAAGCGATCGCAAACTAA